In Deferribacteraceae bacterium V6Fe1, one genomic interval encodes:
- a CDS encoding DUF2860 family protein, whose protein sequence is MTRFLIVLLIFAINNLYAETKIGIGSIFTATKSNFETSGNDYLSKYDKPGSYNNDTIPIGELNISKRYGDSSISGGIGYSGDARGLFISGKKKMENYGDLKAQIFIDPFKKGWKNPYQLNSKREETDIYTYGLNFELNKVMNSNFLIKYNLKYMDVRKDDVNYSILKRDAIFKDFIVGYNIKTKIRGLLFIPEASFNASKAKGESNSYYGYGAGFSSLYFKRNLKLIFKINLNKKYYQDNEPIFGKKRSENSYNLMLICNFDDPLGFEKTYLTLTAGYSEKYSNIGFYEESKIFSGIILGYKF, encoded by the coding sequence ATGACACGTTTTCTAATAGTCTTATTAATTTTTGCAATCAATAATCTCTATGCCGAAACGAAAATAGGTATAGGCTCCATATTTACTGCCACAAAAAGCAATTTTGAAACAAGCGGTAATGATTATTTGAGCAAATACGATAAACCCGGGTCATACAATAATGATACAATACCCATAGGTGAGCTTAACATCTCAAAAAGATACGGCGATTCATCTATCTCCGGAGGTATAGGCTATTCCGGTGATGCTCGCGGACTTTTTATTTCCGGTAAAAAGAAAATGGAAAATTACGGTGATTTAAAAGCTCAAATATTTATTGACCCTTTTAAAAAAGGGTGGAAAAACCCATACCAATTAAACAGTAAGAGAGAAGAAACAGATATTTACACTTATGGTCTTAATTTTGAACTCAATAAAGTAATGAATTCAAACTTTTTAATTAAATATAATTTAAAATATATGGATGTCAGAAAAGATGATGTCAATTACAGCATTCTAAAAAGGGATGCTATTTTTAAAGACTTCATTGTAGGTTATAACATTAAAACAAAAATCAGAGGCTTATTGTTTATCCCTGAAGCATCTTTCAACGCTTCAAAAGCAAAAGGTGAAAGCAATAGCTATTATGGATACGGTGCGGGTTTTTCATCCCTTTATTTCAAAAGAAACCTTAAACTAATATTTAAAATAAATCTTAATAAAAAATATTATCAAGACAATGAACCTATTTTCGGGAAAAAACGTAGTGAGAATTCATATAACCTTATGCTTATTTGCAATTTTGACGACCCTTTAGGGTTTGAAAAAACTTACCTTACTCTAACTGCAGGATACTCTGAAAAATATTCAAACATAGGTTTTTACGAAGAGTCAAAAATATTCTCAGGTATTATTTTAGGATACAAATTTTAA
- a CDS encoding UDP-N-acetylmuramoyl-L-alanyl-D-glutamate--2,6-diaminopimelate ligase, whose product MKIEKLLKDIKVLEISDSALLEKEVEDISFDNRDIKPNSIFVAIKGEAFDTHSVINDVYSSGEVVCVLTEKKVDNIPYILVDDSKKAFNNICLNYFNIDLNKFVKIGITGTNGKTTTSYLVESILKSNGAKTIRLGTVEYDICGEKLTANNTTPGMYEICSMIAKGVKKGADALVMEISSHALKQNRIFGLKFDVAVFTNLSGDHLDYHLSMDDYYNSKKILFTDLYSDKCVINIEGEYGYKLYNEINIKKLSCAVSKDANLVPRDVDYHLDGINCKLKSGSFDLDITSCLVGQHNLENILCAVGAGYMLNINGDAIRKGIESLKNVPGRLEKIESNGIYYFVDYAHTDDALLNVLRALSFYKKNRIITVFGCGGDRDKTKRPRMAKAAEQYSDKIIVTSDNPRTEDPEKIIEDILQGFEDKKCVVVIPDRRKAIQYTTTIAEEGDIVLVAGKGHEDYQIIGKEKIHFDDKEEILKAISEK is encoded by the coding sequence ATGAAAATAGAAAAGCTTCTTAAAGACATAAAAGTGTTGGAAATTTCTGACTCTGCTCTTTTAGAGAAAGAAGTAGAAGATATCTCATTTGATAATAGAGATATAAAGCCTAACTCAATTTTTGTGGCAATAAAAGGTGAAGCATTTGACACTCACTCGGTAATTAATGATGTTTATAGTTCGGGGGAAGTTGTCTGCGTATTAACAGAAAAGAAAGTTGACAATATCCCTTACATTTTGGTGGATGATTCAAAAAAAGCATTTAACAATATATGCTTAAATTATTTTAATATAGACCTTAATAAATTTGTGAAAATAGGGATTACCGGTACAAACGGCAAAACTACTACATCCTATTTGGTAGAGAGTATATTAAAGTCAAACGGAGCAAAAACTATAAGGCTTGGCACTGTAGAATATGATATTTGCGGCGAAAAATTAACAGCCAATAATACTACACCGGGGATGTACGAGATTTGCAGTATGATAGCAAAAGGGGTCAAAAAAGGTGCCGATGCTCTTGTCATGGAGATATCCTCACATGCGCTTAAACAAAATCGTATATTTGGGTTAAAATTTGATGTAGCAGTTTTTACAAATCTTTCAGGTGATCACCTTGATTACCATCTGAGCATGGACGATTATTACAATTCTAAAAAAATACTGTTTACGGATTTATATTCTGACAAGTGTGTCATTAATATTGAAGGGGAATACGGGTATAAGCTTTATAATGAAATTAATATTAAAAAGCTGTCATGCGCAGTTTCAAAAGATGCAAATCTTGTCCCGCGTGATGTGGACTATCATTTGGATGGGATAAACTGTAAACTAAAGAGTGGTTCTTTTGATTTGGATATAACTTCATGTCTTGTGGGCCAACATAATTTGGAAAATATACTTTGTGCTGTTGGTGCAGGATATATGTTAAATATTAATGGTGATGCTATTCGAAAAGGTATTGAAAGTCTAAAGAATGTTCCTGGCAGATTGGAAAAAATAGAAAGTAACGGAATTTATTATTTTGTGGATTATGCACATACCGATGATGCATTGTTAAATGTTTTAAGAGCCCTTAGTTTTTATAAAAAGAATAGAATTATCACTGTATTTGGTTGCGGTGGTGACAGGGACAAGACAAAAAGACCGAGAATGGCAAAAGCCGCGGAACAATATTCGGATAAGATAATTGTTACCAGCGATAATCCGAGAACTGAAGATCCTGAAAAAATTATTGAAGATATTTTACAGGGGTTTGAAGATAAAAAATGTGTGGTTGTTATCCCTGACAGAAGAAAAGCTATTCAATATACCACAACTATTGCTGAAGAAGGTGATATTGTGCTTGTGGCTGGTAAAGGGCATGAGGATTATCAGATAATAGGGAAAGAGAAAATTCACTTTGATGACAAAGAGGAAATTTTAAAGGCGATAAGTGAGAAATGA
- the ilvC gene encoding ketol-acid reductoisomerase produces the protein MKVYYEKDANLELIKTKKVAIVGYGSQGYGHSNNLKDSGVDVVVALRKGSPSWSKVEKAGLKPMEVSEAAKWADVIMILAPDESQGDIYREYIAPNLKEGDYLAFAHGFNIHFNQIVPPENVNVVMIAPKGPGHLVRAEYEKGGGVPCLIAVHQDYTGDSRELALSYAAAIGGARAGVLETTFKEETETDLFGEQAVLCGGLTQLIKYGFETLVEAGYAPEMAYFECLHEVKLIVDLLYEGGISNMRYSISNTAQYGDITRGPRVVDPQVKENMREVLYEIQTGQFAKEWMLENKAGRPTFNALTKMDEEHMIEQVGQNLRSMMSWLGKSKIVDKSKN, from the coding sequence ATGAAGGTTTATTACGAAAAAGATGCAAATTTGGAACTTATTAAAACGAAAAAGGTCGCTATAGTCGGTTATGGAAGCCAGGGGTACGGACACTCAAACAACTTGAAAGATAGTGGCGTTGATGTAGTCGTAGCTCTTAGAAAAGGGAGCCCGTCTTGGTCAAAAGTAGAAAAAGCGGGGCTTAAGCCAATGGAGGTTTCTGAAGCGGCGAAATGGGCTGATGTCATAATGATTTTGGCTCCTGATGAGTCACAAGGAGATATTTATAGAGAATATATAGCACCAAATCTTAAGGAAGGTGACTATCTTGCTTTTGCGCATGGTTTTAATATCCATTTTAATCAAATTGTTCCACCTGAAAACGTTAACGTGGTTATGATTGCACCTAAAGGGCCTGGGCATTTGGTAAGAGCAGAATATGAAAAAGGTGGCGGAGTTCCATGTTTGATTGCCGTTCATCAAGATTACACAGGTGATTCAAGAGAGTTGGCTCTTTCTTATGCTGCTGCAATTGGCGGTGCAAGAGCCGGAGTCCTTGAAACAACTTTCAAGGAGGAAACTGAAACAGACCTTTTTGGAGAGCAGGCTGTGCTTTGCGGAGGACTTACTCAGCTTATAAAGTATGGTTTTGAAACTCTTGTTGAAGCTGGATATGCGCCTGAAATGGCATATTTTGAGTGTTTGCATGAAGTAAAGTTAATAGTTGACCTGCTTTATGAAGGTGGGATTTCAAATATGAGATATTCTATCAGTAATACTGCTCAATATGGCGATATTACGAGAGGCCCAAGAGTTGTAGATCCGCAGGTCAAAGAAAATATGAGAGAAGTATTGTATGAAATACAGACAGGACAGTTTGCAAAAGAGTGGATGCTTGAAAATAAAGCTGGCAGACCTACATTTAATGCACTTACCAAAATGGATGAAGAACATATGATAGAGCAAGTTGGCCAAAATTTAAGATCTATGATGAGCTGGCTTGGTAAGAGTAAAATAGTAGACAAATCTAAAAATTAA
- the rsmH gene encoding 16S rRNA (cytosine(1402)-N(4))-methyltransferase RsmH: MHKPVMSKELIEYLKPVKGGVYVDCTGGGGGHAKLVLEKIGESGKLIILDRDQDAIERLKEKFNLPNVMVVNENFSNISSVLSGLGIQAVDGLYADFGTSSFQLNDPQRGFSFLRSGPLDMRMDKNLEIDAYTVVNNYPEETIANILKKYGEEQFAKRIAGKIIQKRAIEKISTTKELADIIFDAVPKKFHKPGVHPATKSFQALRIFVNKELESIESLLKSLEKIIKKSGRVVFISFHSLEDRLVKDMLNYYAKDCICEIKTPICNCGKIKTFKILTKKPVTPSESEINDNKLSRSAKLRAAEKIV, encoded by the coding sequence ATGCATAAACCTGTGATGTCTAAAGAGTTGATAGAATACTTAAAACCGGTAAAAGGTGGCGTATATGTTGATTGCACCGGCGGTGGTGGCGGACATGCTAAGCTGGTTTTGGAAAAGATAGGTGAGTCGGGAAAGCTTATAATCTTAGACAGAGACCAAGATGCCATAGAGAGATTAAAGGAGAAGTTTAATTTGCCTAATGTTATGGTAGTAAATGAGAATTTTTCGAATATTTCAAGTGTGCTGTCAGGATTAGGCATTCAGGCTGTTGACGGTTTATATGCGGACTTTGGGACTTCAAGCTTTCAGTTAAATGATCCCCAGAGGGGTTTTTCTTTTTTAAGGTCAGGCCCGTTAGATATGAGGATGGATAAAAATCTCGAAATAGATGCCTATACCGTAGTGAATAACTATCCTGAGGAAACAATTGCAAATATTCTTAAAAAATATGGAGAAGAACAATTTGCTAAGCGCATTGCGGGAAAAATAATTCAAAAAAGGGCTATTGAAAAAATATCTACAACTAAAGAGCTTGCAGACATAATTTTTGACGCCGTACCTAAAAAATTTCATAAACCTGGTGTTCATCCGGCAACAAAATCTTTTCAAGCATTGAGAATATTTGTAAATAAAGAGCTTGAGTCTATAGAATCATTGTTAAAATCACTTGAAAAAATTATAAAAAAGTCAGGGCGTGTAGTTTTTATTTCTTTTCATTCTCTTGAAGACAGGCTTGTTAAAGATATGCTTAATTATTATGCTAAAGATTGTATTTGTGAGATAAAAACACCTATATGTAATTGTGGCAAAATTAAGACTTTTAAAATACTAACCAAGAAACCGGTTACTCCATCCGAAAGCGAGATAAATGATAATAAGCTAAGCAGAAGTGCAAAGCTTAGGGCTGCGGAGAAAATTGTATGA
- the ilvN gene encoding acetolactate synthase small subunit: MRHIISVLVENNFGVLSRVAGLFSGRGYNIESLSVGVTDDPKFSVMTIVTHGDDKIVEQIIKQLRKLINTIRVRDVTQMDHIEREMMLVKVHASPKYRAEIFGIVNTFRGKIVDLTTESMVIEITGTKDKNKAFLDVLEVYGIIEVVRTGSVAIARGSKATTDFTKQDLKH, encoded by the coding sequence ATGAGACATATTATTTCCGTTTTAGTTGAAAATAATTTTGGGGTTTTGTCGAGGGTAGCAGGGCTTTTTAGTGGAAGAGGTTACAATATAGAAAGTCTTTCTGTAGGCGTTACTGACGACCCAAAGTTTTCGGTAATGACAATAGTTACGCATGGTGATGACAAGATTGTTGAGCAAATAATCAAGCAGTTAAGAAAATTGATTAATACAATAAGAGTCAGAGATGTAACCCAAATGGACCATATTGAAAGGGAGATGATGCTTGTAAAAGTCCATGCTTCTCCTAAATATAGGGCGGAAATATTTGGAATAGTAAATACTTTTAGGGGTAAGATTGTAGATTTGACTACCGAGTCCATGGTTATAGAAATTACCGGCACTAAAGATAAAAATAAAGCTTTTTTGGATGTTTTGGAAGTATATGGTATTATTGAGGTGGTAAGGACAGGTAGCGTAGCAATAGCAAGAGGTAGCAAGGCTACTACTGATTTTACAAAACAAGATTTAAAACACTAG
- the pssA gene encoding CDP-diacylglycerol--serine O-phosphatidyltransferase yields MIEKKCILPNFLTVMSMFCGFYSIVSSIQGNYVAAAYAILVAFVFDGLDGKVARALNATSKFGVQLDSLSDLVSFGVAPAVLIYMWLLIPYGRLGWMAAFLFVACGALRLARFNVQAGKIDSTFFVGLPIPSAAGIIATSVLFVKDVFGNPTDFSIPVTYVFMIYLLAFLMVSSLPYYSFKKVEGISKRPFNIMVLFVLFIFIIGMYPEVFLFLFFVGYIFSGLLLGLLRYKKKIPMEDSIEEI; encoded by the coding sequence TTGATAGAAAAAAAATGTATTTTGCCGAATTTCTTAACTGTAATGAGTATGTTTTGTGGATTTTATTCCATCGTATCATCAATACAGGGTAATTATGTGGCGGCAGCATATGCAATATTGGTTGCGTTTGTTTTTGACGGGTTGGATGGCAAGGTTGCAAGAGCTCTTAATGCTACGAGCAAATTTGGCGTGCAGCTTGATTCTTTAAGTGATTTGGTATCGTTTGGAGTAGCTCCGGCTGTTTTGATATATATGTGGCTTTTAATCCCTTACGGGAGACTTGGATGGATGGCTGCTTTTCTTTTTGTGGCGTGTGGTGCTTTAAGGCTTGCAAGATTCAATGTGCAGGCAGGGAAGATTGATTCCACTTTTTTTGTGGGCTTACCGATTCCGTCAGCTGCAGGAATAATAGCCACAAGTGTCCTTTTTGTTAAAGATGTGTTTGGCAATCCGACAGACTTTTCCATACCTGTTACTTATGTCTTTATGATATATCTTTTGGCATTTTTAATGGTTAGTTCACTTCCATATTATAGTTTTAAAAAGGTTGAGGGTATTTCTAAGAGGCCCTTTAATATAATGGTTCTTTTCGTGTTGTTTATATTCATAATAGGGATGTATCCTGAAGTATTTCTCTTTCTGTTTTTTGTCGGTTATATTTTTTCAGGTCTACTACTTGGTCTACTACGTTATAAGAAGAAGATCCCGATGGAGGACAGTATAGAGGAGATTTAA
- a CDS encoding 2-isopropylmalate synthase, with product MRKIVVFDTTLRDGEQAPGFSMNIDEKIKMALQLERLGVDVIEAGFPISSPGDFEAVKKVAETVKKPAVAGLCRANKKDIEVGYEALKNAFRPRIHTFIATSDIHMQYKLKKSPEEVLETAIEAVKYARNLCEDVEFSAEDATRTNLDFLCKVVEEVIKAGAKTVNIPDTVGYTVPMEFEKIISTIMNKVPNVDKAAISVHCHNDLGLAVANSLAAIKAGASQVECTINGIGERAGNASLEEVIMAMYVRRDIFNDVENGINTHEIYKTSRLLTSITGVEVQPNKAIIGKNAFAHEAGIHQDGVLKERTTYEIMTPESVGFPSNKLVLGKHSGRHALLKRIQDLGYDIEGVDIEKVYNKFKVLADKKKEVYDEDIEIIIENQTSSAKEAFSLEYINIVSGNTAVPTATVQLMDAKGNISMDASTGDGPVDASFKAIERIAGIQGRLKKYRINAVTAGKDAQGEVVVSVVFEDSGVEVTGRGYSTDVVEASAKAYLNALNRYLNRKNFGKKEVSETI from the coding sequence ATGAGAAAAATTGTAGTATTTGACACCACATTAAGGGATGGGGAACAAGCGCCCGGTTTTAGTATGAACATTGATGAGAAGATTAAAATGGCCTTGCAGCTTGAACGTTTGGGGGTAGACGTTATTGAAGCCGGTTTTCCTATCTCTTCACCCGGTGATTTTGAAGCGGTCAAAAAGGTCGCGGAAACTGTAAAAAAACCGGCAGTCGCAGGTCTTTGCAGAGCTAATAAAAAAGATATTGAAGTTGGTTATGAGGCACTTAAAAATGCTTTTAGACCAAGAATCCACACATTTATTGCCACGTCTGATATACATATGCAGTATAAGCTTAAAAAATCCCCTGAAGAAGTGTTGGAAACAGCTATTGAAGCGGTAAAATATGCAAGAAATCTTTGTGAAGACGTGGAATTTAGCGCTGAAGATGCCACAAGGACTAATCTTGATTTTTTATGCAAGGTTGTTGAGGAGGTCATAAAGGCAGGGGCTAAAACAGTCAATATCCCAGATACTGTGGGTTACACCGTTCCAATGGAGTTTGAAAAGATTATTTCAACAATTATGAACAAGGTTCCAAATGTTGACAAGGCAGCGATAAGTGTGCACTGCCATAATGATCTTGGGCTTGCGGTTGCTAATTCTTTGGCAGCTATAAAAGCTGGTGCTTCGCAGGTGGAATGCACTATTAATGGAATAGGTGAGAGAGCTGGAAATGCCTCACTTGAAGAAGTTATAATGGCAATGTATGTAAGGCGCGATATTTTCAATGATGTAGAAAATGGGATTAATACTCATGAAATCTACAAAACGAGCAGACTTTTGACTTCTATTACTGGTGTGGAAGTACAGCCAAACAAGGCAATTATCGGTAAAAATGCTTTTGCTCACGAAGCCGGGATACATCAGGATGGTGTTTTAAAAGAGAGAACAACTTATGAAATAATGACACCTGAAAGTGTTGGTTTTCCGTCTAACAAACTTGTTCTTGGGAAACATTCCGGAAGGCATGCTCTTTTAAAAAGAATTCAAGATTTGGGTTATGATATAGAAGGGGTAGATATCGAGAAAGTGTATAATAAATTTAAGGTATTGGCTGACAAAAAGAAAGAGGTCTATGACGAAGATATTGAAATAATCATTGAAAATCAAACTAGTAGTGCCAAAGAGGCTTTTTCTCTTGAATATATAAATATTGTTAGTGGTAATACCGCTGTGCCAACTGCAACAGTGCAGCTTATGGATGCTAAAGGTAATATCAGTATGGATGCCTCAACAGGTGATGGCCCGGTAGATGCAAGCTTTAAGGCTATTGAGAGGATAGCAGGAATTCAAGGCAGGCTTAAAAAGTATAGAATAAATGCAGTAACAGCTGGAAAAGATGCTCAAGGGGAAGTGGTAGTGAGTGTGGTTTTTGAAGATTCAGGTGTAGAGGTTACCGGACGTGGATATTCCACAGACGTTGTTGAGGCAAGTGCAAAAGCTTATTTAAATGCTTTAAACAGATATTTAAATAGAAAAAATTTTGGTAAAAAAGAAGTTAGTGAAACAATATAG
- a CDS encoding phosphatidylserine decarboxylase family protein, whose translation MIAKEGFPFIVTAAILFVVFLVFPKWLLVVLSLTCVVFFLIFFRDPERTVPPFENIAVSAADGKVVEIKDEELDGVSYKKVSVFMNVFNVHVNRMPVTGTVVKVEHRPGKFLAADKPESSMENEQNLIYVDSKYGKMIFKQVAGLVARRTVCYAKENELLQIGDRLGIIKFSSRVDHYFPADTFIAVSLNDHVKAGETVIARFEGVKEGEDS comes from the coding sequence TTGATAGCGAAAGAAGGTTTTCCTTTTATTGTAACTGCGGCAATTTTATTTGTCGTTTTTTTGGTTTTTCCAAAATGGCTTTTGGTAGTTTTAAGTTTAACTTGTGTTGTTTTCTTTTTAATATTTTTCAGAGACCCGGAAAGAACTGTTCCCCCTTTTGAAAACATTGCGGTTTCTGCTGCAGATGGAAAGGTCGTGGAAATAAAGGATGAAGAGTTAGATGGGGTTTCATATAAAAAAGTAAGTGTATTTATGAATGTCTTTAATGTCCATGTAAACCGTATGCCTGTTACCGGCACAGTTGTTAAGGTTGAGCATAGACCCGGAAAATTTTTGGCGGCAGATAAGCCTGAAAGCTCTATGGAAAATGAACAAAATCTTATCTATGTGGACTCAAAATACGGTAAAATGATATTTAAACAGGTTGCTGGTCTTGTAGCCAGAAGGACAGTTTGCTATGCGAAGGAAAATGAGTTGTTGCAAATAGGCGATAGGTTAGGTATAATAAAATTCTCGTCAAGAGTTGATCATTATTTTCCGGCGGATACATTTATAGCGGTAAGCCTTAATGACCATGTTAAAGCCGGGGAAACTGTGATTGCAAGATTTGAAGGTGTTAAAGAAGGAGAAGATAGTTGA
- a CDS encoding penicillin-binding protein 2 has protein sequence MLNDYFKATFIAGALTVCLIIILGRLLYLQVYKQSFYENFSKKQSTAVITLDRNRGVIYDRNGKVLAQNVYNASVYVDASKLDNPRNFIYVLKVNGIELSKRTKEKIFKKDRFVWIARGMDVEKAKKLTRLDDNLQVILQEHRFYPEGDIVSKTVGFTGIDNQGLEGVETFFESSLKGEKVNVSVLKDSRGKTLVFEDRAVKTNPENSLYLSIDSNLQKVVTSILYNDLKEIGAKSVFAAAMDVNTGEIIFSSSVPTYDSNEFDKYEKTLWKDPLFYYLFEPGSIFKAVTFSVLAEENLIKRDEKVYCENGKYPYAGHIFNDVHKFERLTYEEIFANSSNIGTIKLTEKISSAQFYKYLKKYGFGELTGTKGFAEESGFLRNVKDWSKLSKPSVSIGQEILVTPIQMLRFYGALANGGYAVRPTIIKGKTEEREKILSAQTATLLKKLLIAAVETGTGQNAKSELIKIAGKTGTAQKFDKSTNSYSYRDYNASFIGFFPVEKPRYVMIVTYDSPRKSIYGGSTAAYTFKKIAEQMAIHFRLNINKMMVENENRKAS, from the coding sequence ATGTTAAATGATTATTTTAAGGCAACATTTATTGCCGGAGCATTGACAGTTTGTCTTATTATAATTTTGGGCAGGCTTCTTTACTTGCAAGTGTATAAACAGAGCTTTTACGAAAACTTTTCAAAAAAGCAATCTACTGCTGTTATTACACTTGATAGGAATAGAGGGGTAATATATGACAGAAATGGTAAAGTGTTAGCTCAAAATGTGTATAATGCCTCGGTTTATGTGGATGCTTCCAAATTAGATAATCCAAGAAATTTTATCTATGTGTTGAAGGTTAATGGAATCGAATTGTCAAAAAGGACTAAGGAAAAAATATTCAAAAAAGACAGATTTGTTTGGATAGCAAGAGGGATGGATGTAGAAAAGGCTAAAAAATTGACGCGTTTGGATGACAATTTGCAAGTAATTTTGCAGGAGCACAGATTTTATCCTGAAGGGGATATAGTCTCTAAAACCGTTGGATTTACAGGTATAGATAATCAAGGATTGGAAGGGGTGGAAACGTTTTTTGAATCTTCTCTTAAAGGGGAAAAGGTTAATGTTTCAGTTTTGAAAGACAGTAGAGGGAAAACACTTGTGTTTGAGGACAGAGCAGTAAAGACGAATCCTGAAAATAGTCTGTATTTATCCATAGATTCAAATTTGCAGAAGGTGGTTACTTCAATACTTTACAATGACTTGAAAGAGATTGGGGCAAAGTCTGTTTTTGCCGCTGCTATGGATGTAAATACTGGAGAAATAATTTTTTCTTCATCTGTACCAACATACGATTCCAATGAATTTGATAAATACGAAAAAACATTATGGAAAGACCCGCTCTTCTATTATCTTTTTGAACCGGGATCAATATTTAAGGCTGTTACTTTCTCAGTGCTTGCCGAGGAAAATCTTATTAAGAGGGATGAAAAAGTTTATTGTGAAAACGGTAAATACCCTTATGCAGGTCATATATTTAATGATGTGCATAAATTTGAACGCCTTACATATGAAGAGATATTTGCCAATTCAAGTAATATCGGTACAATCAAACTTACAGAAAAGATTAGCTCAGCACAGTTTTACAAATATCTCAAAAAATATGGTTTTGGAGAATTAACAGGCACAAAAGGGTTTGCTGAAGAATCAGGTTTTTTAAGAAATGTAAAAGATTGGTCAAAGCTTTCAAAACCATCAGTATCTATCGGACAAGAAATTCTCGTTACCCCTATACAGATGTTGAGATTTTATGGGGCATTAGCTAACGGTGGCTATGCTGTCAGACCTACTATTATAAAAGGTAAGACCGAAGAAAGAGAAAAAATTTTAAGTGCACAAACTGCGACCTTATTAAAAAAACTTCTGATTGCTGCAGTTGAAACGGGGACAGGCCAGAATGCCAAATCTGAATTAATTAAAATAGCCGGCAAAACAGGTACTGCTCAAAAATTTGATAAATCAACGAATAGTTATTCATATAGGGATTACAACGCAAGTTTTATAGGTTTTTTCCCTGTTGAAAAACCGAGATATGTAATGATTGTTACTTATGATTCACCGAGAAAATCAATTTATGGCGGAAGTACGGCTGCTTACACATTTAAAAAGATAGCCGAGCAAATGGCAATTCATTTCAGACTAAATATAAATAAAATGATGGTGGAAAATGAAAATAGAAAAGCTTCTTAA
- a CDS encoding division/cell wall cluster transcriptional repressor MraZ — translation MKILGSFKGKSLHTINETGRVSIPSKFRDILKSKYNEESLILVSLGSHIVAYPVYEWAKLEEAWEKEPPSDPKVKKFIKYLYSTAEDCSIDRQGRILIPNILREKTGLASECVIVGVRNKIEIWPKDKWDAEFEHIDVEDMFNTISEQFPEINL, via the coding sequence ATGAAAATTTTAGGAAGTTTCAAAGGCAAAAGTTTGCACACCATCAACGAAACAGGCCGCGTCAGTATTCCGTCAAAATTTAGAGATATCCTTAAATCAAAATATAACGAAGAATCATTGATCTTAGTTTCACTTGGTAGTCACATTGTAGCTTATCCGGTATATGAGTGGGCAAAGCTTGAGGAAGCGTGGGAAAAGGAGCCGCCAAGTGATCCAAAAGTAAAAAAATTTATAAAGTATCTGTATTCTACTGCTGAAGACTGCTCCATCGACCGACAGGGTAGGATATTGATACCGAATATCTTGAGAGAAAAGACAGGTTTGGCTTCTGAATGCGTGATAGTAGGTGTAAGAAATAAAATAGAGATATGGCCTAAAGATAAATGGGATGCAGAGTTTGAACATATTGATGTGGAGGATATGTTCAATACGATTTCTGAACAGTTTCCTGAGATAAATTTGTAG